From the genome of Methylomonas sp. UP202, one region includes:
- a CDS encoding efflux RND transporter permease subunit, producing the protein MKEFNLSEWVLKHRSFTGFMLALVVLGGVFAYHMLGQQEDPPFTFRIMVVKTLYPGATALEVEQQLTDRLEKKIQELPNLDYLRSYSKPGESVIFVTPREDTPPRDIPELWYQVRKKVDDIRMTLPSGSIGPFFNDEFGDTYSLIYAFSGEGFSYADLKLAADSVRQQLLRVKDVEKVDLIGVQDEKIFVEFSDKKLAELGLDTAAVAQALQAQNGMAPAGTVFASQRNLPIRLTGSFDSEDSVANMAVRIANRTFKVGDFAKVTRGYIDPAEFKMRFNGKPALGLGVTMNKKGNVIALGKNLENTLAGIKNELPLGMDVEPVANQAHVVKNQMAEFGQTFFEALATVLVVSFLSLGWRTGSVVALTVPLVLAATLLVMLLCGIDLQRISLGALILALGLLVDDAMIAVEMMARKLEEGWDRLRAATYAYTATAFPMLTGTLITIAGFLPVGLAQSSAGEYTVAIFQVVGISLILSWIGAVVFTPYLGFLILKVHANADGPIHDLFDTPFYNRLRRWVDACVAHRKKVIIATLALFGLGVVALTHVPEQFFPLSNRPEVIVNLWLPEGSAFEQTEAAAKRMEALLAKDEDVEHVASYVGSGTPRFFMLIVQQLANTNLAELVVMTKDNQARERVMQHVRQILETDFPNVRGRVKRLNVGPPMDYPLAFRVLGENPNIVRGIADRVAEVVRDHPGTVDVNDDWHDRMPSFRLMLDQDKARALGVSTASLSQALQAHYTGIPVGQLREQDKLIDIVWRASPELRTAADELPDVAVRTANGKSLPLSQFVKFETVFEDGVRWRRNRFPTISVRADVADGKMAPDVAAEIVPKLKPIQDSLPAGYFIETGGSKEDAVNAQKSILIWIPLVLIVTLILLMMQLQNLSRTFMVFSTAPLGVIGAAFGLLLFGAPFGFVALLGILALAGMIMRNSVILVDQIDQDEQSGLDTWSAIVESTVRRFRPIMLTAAAAILAMIPLSRNDFFGPQAIAIMGGLTVATVLTVFFLPALYAAWFRVERGDAKAPSPNGGIKAPLLAGEGLGVRGK; encoded by the coding sequence ATGAAAGAATTCAACCTCAGCGAATGGGTGCTCAAACATCGCTCCTTCACCGGCTTCATGCTGGCATTGGTGGTGCTCGGTGGGGTGTTTGCCTATCACATGTTGGGCCAGCAAGAAGATCCGCCGTTCACCTTCCGCATCATGGTGGTCAAGACCCTCTACCCCGGCGCCACCGCGCTGGAAGTCGAGCAGCAGTTGACCGACAGATTGGAAAAGAAAATCCAGGAATTACCCAATCTGGATTATCTGCGCAGTTACTCCAAACCCGGCGAATCGGTGATTTTCGTCACCCCGCGCGAGGATACGCCACCCAGGGATATCCCCGAGCTTTGGTATCAGGTGCGCAAGAAAGTCGACGATATTCGCATGACCTTGCCGTCCGGCAGCATAGGGCCGTTTTTCAACGACGAATTCGGCGATACCTATAGTCTGATTTACGCCTTTTCCGGCGAAGGTTTCAGTTATGCCGACCTGAAATTGGCGGCCGACTCGGTGCGCCAACAATTGTTGCGGGTCAAGGATGTCGAGAAGGTCGACCTGATCGGCGTACAGGACGAAAAGATTTTCGTCGAGTTTTCCGACAAAAAGCTGGCCGAACTGGGCCTGGATACGGCGGCGGTTGCCCAGGCCTTGCAGGCACAGAACGGCATGGCGCCGGCCGGCACGGTATTTGCTTCGCAACGCAATCTGCCGATACGCCTGACCGGCTCGTTCGATTCGGAAGATAGTGTCGCCAATATGGCGGTACGCATCGCTAATCGCACCTTCAAGGTCGGCGACTTTGCCAAGGTGACGCGCGGCTATATCGATCCTGCGGAATTCAAGATGCGTTTCAACGGCAAACCGGCCCTCGGCCTTGGCGTGACGATGAACAAGAAAGGCAACGTGATAGCCCTGGGAAAAAACCTGGAGAACACACTGGCCGGCATCAAAAATGAATTACCGTTGGGCATGGACGTGGAGCCGGTCGCCAATCAAGCGCATGTGGTGAAAAACCAGATGGCGGAATTCGGCCAGACCTTCTTCGAAGCGCTGGCTACCGTGTTGGTGGTCAGCTTCTTGAGCCTGGGCTGGCGCACCGGCTCCGTGGTGGCGCTGACCGTGCCGCTGGTGCTGGCCGCCACCTTGCTGGTCATGCTGCTGTGCGGCATCGATCTGCAACGGATTTCCTTGGGCGCATTGATTCTGGCGCTGGGCCTGCTGGTGGACGATGCGATGATTGCCGTCGAGATGATGGCTCGCAAGCTGGAAGAAGGTTGGGACCGGCTGCGCGCGGCTACCTATGCCTATACTGCCACGGCCTTTCCGATGCTGACCGGCACCTTGATCACCATCGCCGGCTTCCTGCCGGTGGGTTTGGCGCAATCCTCGGCCGGCGAATATACCGTGGCGATTTTTCAGGTGGTCGGCATATCGCTGATACTGTCCTGGATAGGCGCGGTGGTGTTCACCCCGTATTTGGGATTTTTGATCCTCAAGGTGCATGCCAACGCCGATGGCCCTATCCACGACTTGTTCGATACGCCGTTCTACAACCGCTTGCGGCGTTGGGTGGATGCCTGCGTGGCGCACCGCAAAAAAGTCATTATCGCTACGCTGGCCTTGTTCGGTCTCGGTGTCGTGGCCTTAACCCACGTTCCCGAACAGTTCTTTCCGTTGTCCAACCGGCCGGAAGTCATCGTCAATCTGTGGCTGCCGGAGGGCAGTGCCTTCGAGCAAACCGAAGCCGCCGCCAAACGCATGGAGGCTTTGCTAGCCAAGGACGAGGATGTGGAACACGTCGCCAGCTATGTCGGCAGCGGCACGCCGAGGTTTTTCATGTTAATCGTGCAGCAATTGGCGAATACCAATCTGGCCGAACTGGTGGTGATGACCAAGGATAACCAGGCGCGCGAACGGGTGATGCAGCACGTCCGGCAGATTCTTGAAACCGACTTCCCGAATGTCAGGGGCCGGGTGAAGCGCCTGAATGTCGGGCCGCCGATGGATTATCCGTTGGCGTTCCGGGTGCTCGGCGAAAACCCCAACATCGTGCGCGGCATTGCCGACCGAGTGGCCGAGGTCGTGCGCGACCATCCCGGCACCGTGGATGTCAACGACGACTGGCACGATCGGATGCCGTCGTTCCGTCTGATGTTGGATCAGGACAAAGCCCGCGCCCTCGGTGTGTCGACGGCCAGTCTGTCGCAAGCCTTACAGGCGCATTACACCGGCATCCCAGTCGGGCAATTGCGCGAGCAGGATAAATTGATCGACATCGTCTGGCGGGCCAGTCCCGAATTGCGTACCGCCGCCGACGAATTGCCGGACGTCGCGGTGCGCACCGCCAATGGCAAGTCGCTGCCGCTGTCGCAGTTCGTCAAATTCGAGACCGTGTTCGAAGACGGCGTGCGCTGGCGGCGCAACCGTTTCCCGACTATCTCGGTGCGCGCCGACGTGGCCGACGGCAAGATGGCCCCGGACGTGGCGGCGGAAATCGTCCCGAAACTTAAACCGATTCAGGATAGCCTGCCGGCCGGTTATTTCATCGAAACCGGCGGTTCCAAGGAAGACGCGGTGAACGCGCAAAAGTCTATCCTGATCTGGATTCCGTTGGTGCTGATCGTCACGCTGATTTTGTTGATGATGCAGCTGCAGAACCTGTCCAGGACTTTCATGGTGTTCAGCACCGCGCCGCTGGGCGTGATCGGCGCGGCCTTCGGCTTACTGTTGTTCGGCGCGCCGTTCGGCTTCGTGGCGCTGCTCGGCATCCTGGCGTTGGCCGGGATGATCATGCGCAACTCGGTGATTTTGGTGGATCAGATCGATCAGGACGAACAGTCCGGACTCGACACCTGGTCGGCCATCGTCGAATCGACGGTGCGGCGGTTCCGGCCGATCATGCTGACCGCGGCGGCGGCGATCCTGGCGATGATACCTTTGTCGCGCAACGACTTCTTTGGCCCGCAGGCCATCGCCATCATGGGCGGATTGACGGTGGCGACTGTGTTGACGGTTTTCTTCCTGCCGGCGCTGTATGCGGCGTGGTTTAGGGTGGAGCGTGGAGACGCCAAAGCGCCCTCTCCCAACGGGGGCATAAAAGCCCCTCTCCTCGCGGGAGAGGGGTTGGGGGTGAGGGGAAAATGA